A DNA window from Salvelinus sp. IW2-2015 linkage group LG4q.1:29, ASM291031v2, whole genome shotgun sequence contains the following coding sequences:
- the depdc5 gene encoding GATOR1 complex protein DEPDC5 isoform X4 yields the protein MKNKTYKLVVHKKGFGGSDDELVVNPKVFPQVSLGDIIEIAHPTDEYSPLLLQVKSLKEDLQKETISVDQTVAQAFKLRAYQDVIVNIVDPKDVTLDLVELTFKDQYIGRGDMWRLKKSLVSTCAYVTQKVEFAGIRAQASELWVKGEKVTCGYISEDTRVVFRSTSAMVYIFIQMSCEMWDFDIYGDLYFEKAVSGFLSDLFAKWKERYCSHEVTVVLFSRTFYNAKTLEEFPEILRGSIRQDHEGRFYEDFYRVVAQTERRDEWTSLLVTIKKLFIQYPVLVRLKEAVGFPSGHNSTAAQGNYLEAINLSFNVFDKHYINRNFDRTGQMSVVITPGVGVFEVDRLLMILTKQRMIDNGIGVDLVCMGEQPLHAVPLFKLHNRTVPGDSRLGDDYNLPHWINHSFYTSKSQNSCSCFTPRIKLAGRKLHAEKFKNNKEHTLGAPKDENSLPIQVDYDAHDAQVFRLPGPSRAQRSTNFRVVREREVSGRRSWGSADVSGVLGGGVSPPVRSCGPDEQRSLASDDSLGRVSNILLIPRLPPAQYGEVSSSLGYTSTRELLEKMMESQRDSSAPGRFTVGSAESTLHVRPGGYTPQRALINPFAPSRMPMKLTSNRRRWMHTFPVGPSGEAIQIHHQTRQNMAELQGSEQRDPAHTSAELLELAYHEATGRRTASERRQAGENGLYSSGGMEEYTHGSPASSNSTGTPVNRGSSLEDFSSGSPDPTLLLSAPPTVPSFCCTVGVDWKSLTTPACLPLTTDYFPEWQTLQNDYTEGCYDLLPHTDLERRDDEAPVMSAPQVFEEFICQRLMQGYQIIVQPNKRKPQPAVAPPLSSSPLYTRGLVSRRRPEEEESLYWLSMGRTFHKVCLKDKIITVTRYLPKYPYESAQIQYTYSLCPPHSDAHFLSCWVEFGHERLEEYKWNYLDQYICSAGSEDFSLIDSLKFWRTRFLLLPAGGARRVADGEGHWDVYGEGVGTVAGREGMTGTGDWALLDGFIRFLEGLNRIRRRHRSDRIIRKGPAMKGLQVTGPLSAYPPEPVAPPLGKKGTSALSALLELEQNQKTLEEQQQQGKPSAATSESSTVTMTTTYVDSPRKVSTDPAEGGATDKGGQVGAGVVATGGAAAQATGDTGPSLATETSGQSGTGALCLSSSSTLMEILEAIKHPTTGVQLLPEQKGLPPNCFISAEIVHWLVNNVEGVATQGMAVDIMQKMLDEGLVTHASGDAMRTFVYGFYFYRIVAEKDGERGPTSQLPPPVVQGWSTAALEDFTLFQRKWFEVAFVLEERRPCDLPAFLLPWLPSRPASYASRHSSFSRSFGGRSQAAALLAATVPEQKTVTLDVDVNNRSDRTEWCSCYYHGNFSLNAAFEVKLHWMAVTAAVLFEMVQGWHRKAASCGFLLVPVLEVPFALPSYLYGDPLRAQLFIPLHVHRLLRDSSDNLFEGFEPETYWDRMQLFQEAILYRFGFVQDKFSASAFNFPSENKPQYIHVTGTVFLQLPYSKRKYSSGQQRRRRNSTASASQGLFGSEELVGYYWAYNTMLTKAWRTGVLGDEKLADRLLRDFTDFCANKDKRLVNFWDSCQEKMNASAP from the exons ATGAAGAATAAAACATACAAACTTGTGGTGCACAAGAAAGGCTTTGGAGGCAGTG ATGATGAGCTGGTGGTGAACCCCAAGGTGTTCCCTCAAGTTTCCCTTGGGGACATAATTGAGATTGCACACCCCACAGATGAATACAG CCCTCTCTTGCTGCAAGTGAAGAGTCTCAAAGAAGACCTCCAGAAAG AGACAATCAGTGTGGACCAGACAGTGGCGCAAGCCTTCAAACTCCGGGCATAccaggatgtcattgtaaacatTGTGGATCCAAAG GATGTAACTCTGGACCTCGTAGAGCTCACGTTCAAAGACCAATACATTGGAAGGGGAGACATGTGGCGACTGAAGAAGAGTCTG GTGAGCACCTGTGCTTATGTGACCCAGAAAGTGGAATTTGCAGGGATCAG AGCCCAGGCCAGTGAGTTATGGGTGAAAGGAGAGAAGGTCACCTGTGGCTACATCAGTGAAGACACCAGG GTGGTGTTCAGGTCGACCTCTGCCATGGTGTACATCTTCATCCAGATGAGCTGCGAAATGTGGGACTTTGATATCTACG GGGATCTCTACTTTGAGAAAGCAGTCAGTGGTTTTTTGTCTGATCtttttgccaaatggaag GAGAGGTATTGCAGCCATGAAGTGACAGTGGTGCTTTTCTCACGCACTTTCTACAACGCTAAAACCTTGG AGGAGTTTCCTGAGATATTGAGAGGTTCCATCAGACAGGACCACGAGGGCCGTTTCTATGAAGATTTCTACAG GGTAGTGGCTCAGACTGAGAGACGTGATGAGTGGACCTCTCTACTGGTCACCATCAAGAAGCTCTTCATTCAGTATCCTGTCTTGGTGCGACTAAAAGAAGCGG TTGGTTTCCCCTCCGGCCATAACTCTACTGCTGCTCAGGGGAATTACCTTGAGGCCATTAACCTGTCTTTCAACG TCTTTGACAAGCACTACATAAACCGCAACTTTGACCGCACCGGTCAGATGTCTGTGGTCATCACCCCGGGGGTGGGCGTGTTTGAAGTGGACCGACTGCTCATGATCCTAACCAAGCAGCGCATGATTGACAATG GTATCGGTGTGGACTTGGTGTGTATGGGAGAGCAGCCACTTCATGCAGTGCCTCTATTTAAG CTGCACAACAGGACAGTGCCTGGAGACTCACGACTGGGGGATGACTACAACCTGCCCCACTGGATTAACCACAG CTTTTACACATCCAAAAGCCAGAACTCCTGCAGCTGCTTCACTCCTCGCATCAAGCTGGCAGGACGCAAG CTCCATGCAGAAAAATTCAAGAACAACAAAGAGCACA CTCTTGGGGCTCCGAAGGACGAGAACAGCCTTCCCATCCAGGTGGACTACGATGCCCATGATGCACAGGTGTTCAGACTCCCCGGGCCGTCCCGAGCCCAGAGGAGCACCAACTTCAG GGTGGTCCGAGAGAGGGAAGTGAGtggaaggagaagctgggggtctGCGGATGTGAGTGGGGTTCTAGGGGGCGGTGTGTCCCCCCCTGTCCGCTCTTGTGGGCCTGACGAGCAGCGGAGCCTGGCCTCTGATGACAGCCTGGGCAGGGTGTCCAACATCCTGCTGATCCCCCGTCTGCCCCCAGCCCAGTACGGAGAGGTCAGCAGCTCCCTGGGCTACACCAGCACCAGAG agttgTTGGAGAAGATGATGGAATCTCAGCGGGACTCCAGTGCTCCGGGGAGGTTCACTGTGGGGAGTGCTGAGTCCACCCTCCATGTGCGCCCAGGGGGCTACACCCCTCAGAGGGCCCTCATTAACCCCTTCGCCCCCTCACGCATGCCCATGAAGCTCACCTCCAACCGCAGGCGCTGGATGCACACCTTCCCTGTGG GTCCGTCAGGAGAGGCCATCCAGATCCAccaccagaccagacagaacatGGCTGAACTGCAGGGCAGCGAGCAGAGAGACCCCGCCCACACCTCCGCCGAGCTCCTGGAACTGGCCTATCACGAGGCCACTGGCAG ACGGACAGCCTCAGAGAGACGACAGGCAGGAGAAAATGGGCTGTACTCCAGCGGAGGGATGGAGGAGTATACTCATGGCAGCCCAGCCAGCAGCAACagcactg GAACACCGGTAAACCGTGGCTCCTCGTTGGAGGACTTTTCCTCTGGCAGTCCGGATCCAA CCCTGCTGCTGTCTGCCCCCCCGACAGTGCCCAGCTTCTGTTGCACGGTGGGGGTAGACTGGAAATCTCTGACCACACCCGCCTGTCTGCCTCTCACCACCGACTACTTCCCTGAATGGCAGACCCTGCAGAACGACTACACTGAGGGCTGCTACGACCTGCTGCCACACACTGATCTGGAGAG gcgGGATGATGAGGCCCCGGTGATGAGTGCCCCTCAGGTGTTTGAGGAGTTTATCTGTCAGCGGCTGATGCAGGGCTACCAGATCATCGTCCAACCTAACAAGAGGAAACCCCAGCCTGCTGTGGCCCCGCCCCTCAGCAGTAGTCCACTCTACACCAGAG gGCTGGTCTCTCGGCGCAGgccagaagaggaggagagtctGTACTGGCTCAGTATGGGCCGTACCTTCCATAAAGTCTGCCTGAAGGATAAAATCATCACTGTTACCCGCTACCTTCCGAA gtaccCGTATGAGTCGGCCCAGATCCAATACACCTACAGTCTGTGTCCCCCTCACTCTGACGCCCACTTCCTGTCCTGCTGGGTGGAGTTTGGTCACGAGAGACTGGAGGAGTACAAGTGGAACTACCTGGACCAGTACATCTGCTCTGCTGGCTCTGAGGACTTCAG TTTGATAGACTCTCTGAAGTTCTGGCGGACCCGCTTCCTGCTGCTGCCGGCCGGAGGGGCTAGACGTGTGGCGGACGGGGAGGGGCACTGGGACGTTTACGGGGAGGGAGTTGGCACAGTGGCGGGCAGAGAGGGCATGACGGGCACCGGGGACTGGGCCCTGCTGGATGGCTTCATCCGCTTCCTGGAGGGACTCAACCGCATCCGCAGACGCCACCGCTCTGACAGGATCATCAGG AAAGGACCGGCGATGAAGGGTTTGCAGGTGACtggtcctctctctgcctaccctCCGGAGCCTGTAGCACCCCCTCTGGGCAAGAAAGGCACCTCGGCTTTATCAGCTCTCCTGGAGTTGGAGCAGAACCAAAA GACTCTAGAGGAGCAGCAACAACAGGGGAAACCCTCAGCTGCCACCAGTGAGTCTTCCACTGTCACCATGACCACTACATATGTGGACAGCCCTCGCAAG GTTTCTACAGATCCTGCTGAAGGAGGGGCCACAGACAAAGGTGGTCAGGTAGGGGCTGGGGTGGTGGCGACCGGTGGGGCTGCAGCCCAGGCAACAGGGGATACAGGACCCAGCTTAGCCACAGAAACCAG TGGACAGTCTGGTACTGGAGCCTTATGTTTGTCCTCATCCTCCACCCTGATGGAAATACTAGAGGCCATCAAACACCCCAc AACAGGTGTGCAGCTTCTACCTGAGCAGAAGGGCCTGCCCCCTAACTGCTTCATCAGTGCTGAGATCGTCCATTGGCTGGTCAACAACGTAGAGGGTGTGGCCACACAAGGCATGGCTGTCGACATCATGCAG AAGATGCTGGATGAGGGCCTGGTTACCCATGCATCGGGGGATGCCATGAGGACCTTTGTCTATGGCTTCTACTTCTACAGGATAGTGGCAGAGAAAGACGGCGAGCGAG GCCCTACATCCCAGCTGCCCCCTCCTGTGGTACAGGGCTGGTCAACGGCAGCCCTGGAGGACTTTACCCTGTTTCAGAGGAAGTGGTTTGAGGTGGCTTTCGTCCTGGAGGAGCGTCGACCTTGTGACCTCCCGGCCTTCCTTCTGCCCTGGCTGCCCAGCCGGCCCGCCTCCTATGCAAGTAGGCACAGCTCCTTCAGCCGCAGCTTTGGAGGACGCAGCCAGGCCGCAGCACTGCTAG ctGCCACTGTACCAGAGCAGAAGACAGTCACCTTGGATGTGGACGTTAACAATCGTAGCGACCGCACCGAGTGGTGCAGCTGCTATTACCATggcaacttctccctcaacgctGCCTTCGAGGTCAAGCTGCACTGGATGGCCGTCACTGCAGCTGTTCTCTTTGAGATg GTCCAAGGCTGGCACAGAAAGGCTGCCTCCTGTGGGTTCCTGTTGGTGCCCGTCCTGGAGGTGCCCTTTGCCCTACCCTCCTACCTATATGGTGACCCGCTGCGGGCCCAGCTCTTCATCCCTCTCCACGTCCACCGTCTGCTGAGGGACAGCAGCGACAACCTGTTTGAGG GGTTTGAACCAGAGACGTATTGGGATAGaatgcagctctttcaggaggcCATACTATACCG ATTCGGTTTTGTCCAAGACAAGTTTTCTGCCTCTGCTTTCAACTTCCCGTCAGAGAACAAACCCCAATACATCCATGTAACAG gCACGGTGTTCCTCCAGCTGCCCTACTCCAAGAGGAAGTACTCTAGTGGGCAGCAGCGGAGGAGGAGGAATTCAACAGCATCAGCCAGTCAGGGCCTGTTTGGCTCGGAAGAGCTGGTGGGTTACTACTGGGCCTACAATACCATGCTGACCAAGGCTTGGAGGACGGGTGTGCTTGGGGATGAGAAGCTGGCTGACCGCCTGCTCAGAGACTTCACTGACTTCTGCGCCAACAAAGACAAGAGGCTGGTGAACTTTTGGGACAGCTGCCAGGAGAAAATGAACGCTAGTGCTCCATGA
- the depdc5 gene encoding GATOR1 complex protein DEPDC5 isoform X2 — protein MKNKTYKLVVHKKGFGGSDDELVVNPKVFPQVSLGDIIEIAHPTDEYSPLLLQVKSLKEDLQKETISVDQTVAQAFKLRAYQDVIVNIVDPKDVTLDLVELTFKDQYIGRGDMWRLKKSLVSTCAYVTQKVEFAGIRAQASELWVKGEKVTCGYISEDTRVVFRSTSAMVYIFIQMSCEMWDFDIYGDLYFEKAVSGFLSDLFAKWKERYCSHEVTVVLFSRTFYNAKTLEEFPEILRGSIRQDHEGRFYEDFYRVVAQTERRDEWTSLLVTIKKLFIQYPVLVRLKEAVGFPSGHNSTAAQGNYLEAINLSFNVFDKHYINRNFDRTGQMSVVITPGVGVFEVDRLLMILTKQRMIDNGIGVDLVCMGEQPLHAVPLFKLHNRTVPGDSRLGDDYNLPHWINHSFYTSKSQNSCSCFTPRIKLAGRKLHAEKFKNNKEHTLGAPKDENSLPIQVDYDAHDAQVFRLPGPSRAQRSTNFRVVREREVSGRRSWGSADVSGVLGGGVSPPVRSCGPDEQRSLASDDSLGRVSNILLIPRLPPAQYGEVSSSLGYTSTRELLEKMMESQRDSSAPGRFTVGSAESTLHVRPGGYTPQRALINPFAPSRMPMKLTSNRRRWMHTFPVGPSGEAIQIHHQTRQNMAELQGSEQRDPAHTSAELLELAYHEATGRRTASERRQAGENGLYSSGGMEEYTHGSPASSNSTGTPVNRGSSLEDFSSGSPDPMPSFCCTVGVDWKSLTTPACLPLTTDYFPEWQTLQNDYTEGCYDLLPHTDLERRDDEAPVMSAPQVFEEFICQRLMQGYQIIVQPNKRKPQPAVAPPLSSSPLYTRGLVSRRRPEEEESLYWLSMGRTFHKVCLKDKIITVTRYLPKYPYESAQIQYTYSLCPPHSDAHFLSCWVEFGHERLEEYKWNYLDQYICSAGSEDFSLIDSLKFWRTRFLLLPAGGARRVADGEGHWDVYGEGVGTVAGREGMTGTGDWALLDGFIRFLEGLNRIRRRHRSDRIIRKGPAMKGLQVTGPLSAYPPEPVAPPLGKKGTSALSALLELEQNQKTLEEQQQQGKPSAATSESSTVTMTTTYVDSPRKDAAFILDFIRSPRSSYIYHSQVSTDPAEGGATDKGGQVGAGVVATGGAAAQATGDTGPSLATETSGQSGTGALCLSSSSTLMEILEAIKHPTTGVQLLPEQKGLPPNCFISAEIVHWLVNNVEGVATQGMAVDIMQKMLDEGLVTHASGDAMRTFVYGFYFYRIVAEKDGERGPTSQLPPPVVQGWSTAALEDFTLFQRKWFEVAFVLEERRPCDLPAFLLPWLPSRPASYASRHSSFSRSFGGRSQAAALLAATVPEQKTVTLDVDVNNRSDRTEWCSCYYHGNFSLNAAFEVKLHWMAVTAAVLFEMVQGWHRKAASCGFLLVPVLEVPFALPSYLYGDPLRAQLFIPLHVHRLLRDSSDNLFEGFEPETYWDRMQLFQEAILYRFGFVQDKFSASAFNFPSENKPQYIHVTGTVFLQLPYSKRKYSSGQQRRRRNSTASASQGLFGSEELVGYYWAYNTMLTKAWRTGVLGDEKLADRLLRDFTDFCANKDKRLVNFWDSCQEKMNASAP, from the exons ATGAAGAATAAAACATACAAACTTGTGGTGCACAAGAAAGGCTTTGGAGGCAGTG ATGATGAGCTGGTGGTGAACCCCAAGGTGTTCCCTCAAGTTTCCCTTGGGGACATAATTGAGATTGCACACCCCACAGATGAATACAG CCCTCTCTTGCTGCAAGTGAAGAGTCTCAAAGAAGACCTCCAGAAAG AGACAATCAGTGTGGACCAGACAGTGGCGCAAGCCTTCAAACTCCGGGCATAccaggatgtcattgtaaacatTGTGGATCCAAAG GATGTAACTCTGGACCTCGTAGAGCTCACGTTCAAAGACCAATACATTGGAAGGGGAGACATGTGGCGACTGAAGAAGAGTCTG GTGAGCACCTGTGCTTATGTGACCCAGAAAGTGGAATTTGCAGGGATCAG AGCCCAGGCCAGTGAGTTATGGGTGAAAGGAGAGAAGGTCACCTGTGGCTACATCAGTGAAGACACCAGG GTGGTGTTCAGGTCGACCTCTGCCATGGTGTACATCTTCATCCAGATGAGCTGCGAAATGTGGGACTTTGATATCTACG GGGATCTCTACTTTGAGAAAGCAGTCAGTGGTTTTTTGTCTGATCtttttgccaaatggaag GAGAGGTATTGCAGCCATGAAGTGACAGTGGTGCTTTTCTCACGCACTTTCTACAACGCTAAAACCTTGG AGGAGTTTCCTGAGATATTGAGAGGTTCCATCAGACAGGACCACGAGGGCCGTTTCTATGAAGATTTCTACAG GGTAGTGGCTCAGACTGAGAGACGTGATGAGTGGACCTCTCTACTGGTCACCATCAAGAAGCTCTTCATTCAGTATCCTGTCTTGGTGCGACTAAAAGAAGCGG TTGGTTTCCCCTCCGGCCATAACTCTACTGCTGCTCAGGGGAATTACCTTGAGGCCATTAACCTGTCTTTCAACG TCTTTGACAAGCACTACATAAACCGCAACTTTGACCGCACCGGTCAGATGTCTGTGGTCATCACCCCGGGGGTGGGCGTGTTTGAAGTGGACCGACTGCTCATGATCCTAACCAAGCAGCGCATGATTGACAATG GTATCGGTGTGGACTTGGTGTGTATGGGAGAGCAGCCACTTCATGCAGTGCCTCTATTTAAG CTGCACAACAGGACAGTGCCTGGAGACTCACGACTGGGGGATGACTACAACCTGCCCCACTGGATTAACCACAG CTTTTACACATCCAAAAGCCAGAACTCCTGCAGCTGCTTCACTCCTCGCATCAAGCTGGCAGGACGCAAG CTCCATGCAGAAAAATTCAAGAACAACAAAGAGCACA CTCTTGGGGCTCCGAAGGACGAGAACAGCCTTCCCATCCAGGTGGACTACGATGCCCATGATGCACAGGTGTTCAGACTCCCCGGGCCGTCCCGAGCCCAGAGGAGCACCAACTTCAG GGTGGTCCGAGAGAGGGAAGTGAGtggaaggagaagctgggggtctGCGGATGTGAGTGGGGTTCTAGGGGGCGGTGTGTCCCCCCCTGTCCGCTCTTGTGGGCCTGACGAGCAGCGGAGCCTGGCCTCTGATGACAGCCTGGGCAGGGTGTCCAACATCCTGCTGATCCCCCGTCTGCCCCCAGCCCAGTACGGAGAGGTCAGCAGCTCCCTGGGCTACACCAGCACCAGAG agttgTTGGAGAAGATGATGGAATCTCAGCGGGACTCCAGTGCTCCGGGGAGGTTCACTGTGGGGAGTGCTGAGTCCACCCTCCATGTGCGCCCAGGGGGCTACACCCCTCAGAGGGCCCTCATTAACCCCTTCGCCCCCTCACGCATGCCCATGAAGCTCACCTCCAACCGCAGGCGCTGGATGCACACCTTCCCTGTGG GTCCGTCAGGAGAGGCCATCCAGATCCAccaccagaccagacagaacatGGCTGAACTGCAGGGCAGCGAGCAGAGAGACCCCGCCCACACCTCCGCCGAGCTCCTGGAACTGGCCTATCACGAGGCCACTGGCAG ACGGACAGCCTCAGAGAGACGACAGGCAGGAGAAAATGGGCTGTACTCCAGCGGAGGGATGGAGGAGTATACTCATGGCAGCCCAGCCAGCAGCAACagcactg GAACACCGGTAAACCGTGGCTCCTCGTTGGAGGACTTTTCCTCTGGCAGTCCGGATCCAA TGCCCAGCTTCTGTTGCACGGTGGGGGTAGACTGGAAATCTCTGACCACACCCGCCTGTCTGCCTCTCACCACCGACTACTTCCCTGAATGGCAGACCCTGCAGAACGACTACACTGAGGGCTGCTACGACCTGCTGCCACACACTGATCTGGAGAG gcgGGATGATGAGGCCCCGGTGATGAGTGCCCCTCAGGTGTTTGAGGAGTTTATCTGTCAGCGGCTGATGCAGGGCTACCAGATCATCGTCCAACCTAACAAGAGGAAACCCCAGCCTGCTGTGGCCCCGCCCCTCAGCAGTAGTCCACTCTACACCAGAG gGCTGGTCTCTCGGCGCAGgccagaagaggaggagagtctGTACTGGCTCAGTATGGGCCGTACCTTCCATAAAGTCTGCCTGAAGGATAAAATCATCACTGTTACCCGCTACCTTCCGAA gtaccCGTATGAGTCGGCCCAGATCCAATACACCTACAGTCTGTGTCCCCCTCACTCTGACGCCCACTTCCTGTCCTGCTGGGTGGAGTTTGGTCACGAGAGACTGGAGGAGTACAAGTGGAACTACCTGGACCAGTACATCTGCTCTGCTGGCTCTGAGGACTTCAG TTTGATAGACTCTCTGAAGTTCTGGCGGACCCGCTTCCTGCTGCTGCCGGCCGGAGGGGCTAGACGTGTGGCGGACGGGGAGGGGCACTGGGACGTTTACGGGGAGGGAGTTGGCACAGTGGCGGGCAGAGAGGGCATGACGGGCACCGGGGACTGGGCCCTGCTGGATGGCTTCATCCGCTTCCTGGAGGGACTCAACCGCATCCGCAGACGCCACCGCTCTGACAGGATCATCAGG AAAGGACCGGCGATGAAGGGTTTGCAGGTGACtggtcctctctctgcctaccctCCGGAGCCTGTAGCACCCCCTCTGGGCAAGAAAGGCACCTCGGCTTTATCAGCTCTCCTGGAGTTGGAGCAGAACCAAAA GACTCTAGAGGAGCAGCAACAACAGGGGAAACCCTCAGCTGCCACCAGTGAGTCTTCCACTGTCACCATGACCACTACATATGTGGACAGCCCTCGCAAG GATGCTGCCTTCATTTTGGATTTTATACGTAGCCCTCGCTCCTCCTACATCTATCACTCACAG GTTTCTACAGATCCTGCTGAAGGAGGGGCCACAGACAAAGGTGGTCAGGTAGGGGCTGGGGTGGTGGCGACCGGTGGGGCTGCAGCCCAGGCAACAGGGGATACAGGACCCAGCTTAGCCACAGAAACCAG TGGACAGTCTGGTACTGGAGCCTTATGTTTGTCCTCATCCTCCACCCTGATGGAAATACTAGAGGCCATCAAACACCCCAc AACAGGTGTGCAGCTTCTACCTGAGCAGAAGGGCCTGCCCCCTAACTGCTTCATCAGTGCTGAGATCGTCCATTGGCTGGTCAACAACGTAGAGGGTGTGGCCACACAAGGCATGGCTGTCGACATCATGCAG AAGATGCTGGATGAGGGCCTGGTTACCCATGCATCGGGGGATGCCATGAGGACCTTTGTCTATGGCTTCTACTTCTACAGGATAGTGGCAGAGAAAGACGGCGAGCGAG GCCCTACATCCCAGCTGCCCCCTCCTGTGGTACAGGGCTGGTCAACGGCAGCCCTGGAGGACTTTACCCTGTTTCAGAGGAAGTGGTTTGAGGTGGCTTTCGTCCTGGAGGAGCGTCGACCTTGTGACCTCCCGGCCTTCCTTCTGCCCTGGCTGCCCAGCCGGCCCGCCTCCTATGCAAGTAGGCACAGCTCCTTCAGCCGCAGCTTTGGAGGACGCAGCCAGGCCGCAGCACTGCTAG ctGCCACTGTACCAGAGCAGAAGACAGTCACCTTGGATGTGGACGTTAACAATCGTAGCGACCGCACCGAGTGGTGCAGCTGCTATTACCATggcaacttctccctcaacgctGCCTTCGAGGTCAAGCTGCACTGGATGGCCGTCACTGCAGCTGTTCTCTTTGAGATg GTCCAAGGCTGGCACAGAAAGGCTGCCTCCTGTGGGTTCCTGTTGGTGCCCGTCCTGGAGGTGCCCTTTGCCCTACCCTCCTACCTATATGGTGACCCGCTGCGGGCCCAGCTCTTCATCCCTCTCCACGTCCACCGTCTGCTGAGGGACAGCAGCGACAACCTGTTTGAGG GGTTTGAACCAGAGACGTATTGGGATAGaatgcagctctttcaggaggcCATACTATACCG ATTCGGTTTTGTCCAAGACAAGTTTTCTGCCTCTGCTTTCAACTTCCCGTCAGAGAACAAACCCCAATACATCCATGTAACAG gCACGGTGTTCCTCCAGCTGCCCTACTCCAAGAGGAAGTACTCTAGTGGGCAGCAGCGGAGGAGGAGGAATTCAACAGCATCAGCCAGTCAGGGCCTGTTTGGCTCGGAAGAGCTGGTGGGTTACTACTGGGCCTACAATACCATGCTGACCAAGGCTTGGAGGACGGGTGTGCTTGGGGATGAGAAGCTGGCTGACCGCCTGCTCAGAGACTTCACTGACTTCTGCGCCAACAAAGACAAGAGGCTGGTGAACTTTTGGGACAGCTGCCAGGAGAAAATGAACGCTAGTGCTCCATGA